The Molothrus ater isolate BHLD 08-10-18 breed brown headed cowbird chromosome 10, BPBGC_Mater_1.1, whole genome shotgun sequence sequence ACTTGCCCATGCATATTGGAAAAAGGTTAAAGAGCTGACCTTTTCCTAGGTACAAGTTTTATTTACAACTCATGTTTTTAGTGAAATGGCAAAGCTGTTCTTCACATCCCTTGTTTGACATCTCTTGTGCTCCAATCTCTGTGTGATGAGGCTTATCATCTGCCTGGCTTATATCATTGACTGTAACAAACACCCAAAGTAAACACAGTATTCCTTATACTATTCTACTTTCAAAAGGTTGGCCCTTGTTTTATTCTGCAGGGCATATGCAGCCCTACACCtctctttgtctctctcttCCACTATTTGAGTTCACAGTGATTTTTGCAGGTACATCAACTGTATTTTATACATGTTGAAACTCAACTGTCTACAAATATCCATAAATCTGTTCTTATGTGACCCTCGAGTTTGTTGTTACTTTCAATTTAATTCAGCTGCAAATGTTATTAATGTAACATTTCACAGTTATGAATATAATGGAGacaataatataaatataatgaagacaaaaaagaagTGAGAAGATAACAACATTTCAGCACAAGGATTTTATGGGGAGGGATTTCCTTGTCTTGGGTTACCCACTGTTCTCAGTTCAAGGCTGCCCTTACAGCACGGACTTAAACGCAGATGTCACACATGATGACAAATGGTAAAGGAAGTGTGTGTAACACCAATTCAACTAGCatattatttgtcttttttaaacatgaaatttcattttagtactgaagaaaatcagatttcttgTTCACAGTGTATTTTTCTCACCTGAAGGCATTGGGCAAATCAATGAATTAAGCTTTGAAATGTGCCAGAGGCaaaatttttaatcaaaaagaGAAGTGAATAGCATTTAGTGCATTTGGGCTCATACTTCAGGATTACAACTGCTTGGATGAACATCTTTTTCTAGTTTCCCAAGTAATGTCTCAGCAGGCACTTGGTCAGGGCACTGTCTGAAAGTAAGATGAAgttattaaaatggaaaatatgagaGTGTGACATAATAATGACAATAAATGTTCAAGATGAAGATTAATATGAAGCTATTTTAATTCTGTTACAGAACTCAAACACAGCCATGGTGTGTCAGGTGAACGTTCAGCCAGTCTCATGTTCTGACAGCACATGATTGCAGGTGCCTTAGAAAAGTTTGTAAGAACAGTACAAACGCCAAACACTGTATTGTTATTAAACAACCCTAAAGTAATTTTCCTGCTAAAGATATATCCAAGTGCTTCTTGAACAGAAAGAGATGTTAATACAAATCCTGTGATGAGGCTCAGACTACCAACAAAGCATGTTCAGTGCAACCCCCTCTGGCTCTTTTGACCCATCTCCCTTTTTGTTGCATTTGTCACCTGCCAGAGAGACAGCAAAAATTACCTGTTCTTTCACCTCCTGTTTGTTCATGAGTTTCTAAACTTCCTCAAATACAGAAATAGTTTCCTCAAATTGCAGAGGCTGGTGCaacagataatttcttttttttcaaaatgtaatcCTATAGATGTCAGGTTCCCCCACTACACACCAATGATTCACTGGGTCATTCCATGAAGCCTCCACAGGGACAGTTTTGCCTTGgcctttgaaacaaaacaattccCCAAACAACTTATTtgaacagaagtaaaaaaaaaaaaaaaaatcaacccttgcttttaatttctggaTGGATGCAGAATCTACCAACTTGTACACAAGGCTGTCTTTGTCTCCAGggtctgctttttccttttgccaggGTAAATAGCTTCCCTGGAGTCTGGCATTTGTCCTGCTTATGGCTGTGGCACTAATATTGCTACCCAGGAGAGGCCCAacatgaaagagaaagaaaagcacaagaaTAACATCAGCAGAGGATATGGGTGGCAGACAACGGGACAGTGCTTTCCTGTACCACAACTTAGCAGAGCTGAGCACCATATAATGCTAGGTAGCTCTTTCATATctatcaaaattaaatattttaggcTTTCTGGATTCACACACTCCTGCTATCctgcaaatataaaataatgcaGTCCTTGTGCAGTTCTGTGACACGAACTCACTTTTAGGTGAAGCAATCACAGTGGTTTAAAAAGGAACACACCCAGTTGCACATATTTCCCTGGAACAGATACCTGCAACCTGATTTCACAACCTAAACCGTATTATTACGGATGACAGAGGTAAAGGTGGGAGTCTCCTGCCGGCCTGTGGCTGCCGCAGCCTAGCGTGGGATGGCACAGAGCCTGTAGGGGTGGGGCTGCAGAGTGCCCCCCATGACGGGCTCCGTGCTGACCCGGGTCACTCCCTCGGGAGGCGGAAGGTGAACGCCCGCAGCAGGCTggcaaagaaaatgaacagcTCGGTCCTGGCCAAGTGCTCCCCCAAACACACCCGGTGCCCTGCAGAGGGAACAGGAAAGGACAGTGAGTGTCTAggaatttttcagtttcataaTCACTTAGTTCATTCCTGTTGAAAGCAGAGGTGGGTTTCGTTTTTTGTTCAAGGCGAACAACACGAAAGCCACAGAACTAAAACTATATGATTTCCCTTTCAAAAAGATCCCATCTGATGTCCTAGGTTAGGagacacaaaattaaaatttcaatgAAAACTCATGAGGTGCcaacataatttctttctgatctgacagaaaaaaactattttgcTTTTACAGATGTTGCACTTCAggaccacacacacaaaaatctaCCAGCTGTTTGCACATGCTTTAGTGAGTTAACATCAGCAGAGCAAAATTACTTCGTAGTGGCATTTGCAGTTGAACAGAGACTTGGTCACTTTACAGGCAAAGCATGAGGCTTACTGTTCATTTCCCAGGATTCCCATTCCTTGACACCAATGGTGTGAGCAGAAAAGGTGAATATTACATACACATTTACAGATAGCAGACAAAcataaggaaaggaaaagctatTTGAATTAAGAAACCACTTCTGTGTGGACATTTAAGTGACCATCAACAAACTAAAAACAGTCAGCAGGAGCTTTACTGCTAGGTATGATTACTAATAGTGCATTGTTAccttgtttccttcttttgcaACTGGATTTTCAGTTCTGTAAACAAGAACTTAATCCTGTGTTTATCAGGATGCcgtctgcttttctttcagcttgTTTCTTTAAAAGGGATTGCAATAATTCCAGTACACACAGGACAAATTACTTCTCAGGAAAAATGGCTAGGTATAAGGAATACTACAGACAAAACTTGATTGCAGCATGCAGCCAGCCCGAGAGGTTCGGGAGTTTGAATGGGATTCCCACCAGTGTCCTATGAACAGTTTGGGGTCTGACGGCACAGAAGCCTCTCCTTTGCCAGAAACAAGCCAGGAGTGttctttaaaagcagcaaacagcagagaTAGCAGATGTTATCTGAGGAAATACCATGATCTCATACTTTATCCATCATCTCATCTGCTGGGTTGGTTCAAACTGTCAATGCATTTACCTGCTGAGAACGGTAAGAAAGCCTCTCGAGGTATAAAGTTTCCTTCTTTATCCAGAAAATGGCCAGGGTTGAACTGCCGAGGTGTCTCCCACTGCTCAGGGTCATACAGAACAGATGCTATGTTTGGTATAACAATGGTGCCCTGCAAAGAAGAAACTGTTGCTTCAGTCCCTATTGCCTGTCACCCATCAGTTTAAGCCTGATGGATAAAACTGTTGCTTGTTGGCATTTGGGCGAGTGCCaagctgggcagggatgtctTAACCAGGGCTTTGGCAAACCAGTTTCTCCTCTTAGTCCATCCCCTGCCAAGCAGGGCTGGTTTCTGCAGTTGTGATGGGCAGGAATTTGAGGCTTCCCTGGCAGAGGCCTTATCAGCTGTGTGAGCACCTTCATGCCAAGTAAAAGACTTCTTTCATTCCTGGGGCCACAGATAGTAACTCTTCCCCAGGCACCACATTCCTGAGTTTAATGGAGAGTAGTTTATAGATGGAACACTGGTTACAAAACTGAAATGCCTCTCTGCTGAAGAAAGAACAGAAGCTGAAAGTGTTTCTGTACCTTTTTGACAGGGAATCCCAGCAGAGTTGTGTTCCTCACACATAATCTGGGGATGCCAACAAAGACGATGTTGCTGAAGCGCTGGATCTCATGAACCACAGCGTTTGTGTAGGGCAGTTTTCTCCGATCCTCATAACAAATTAACTGGGAAGGACCCAGAACAGcatccagctccttctgcactTTCTCTGTGGAGCAATATTCAccatttcagagcagaaaaatgcataaaatactTTAGCTGGTCACTTTTctcaaagcaagagaaaaatgtgttatttCAACATCGTACATTAGGTTCATACCCTGTGATCTAGTATTATTTAATGCCTGAGTTTAGTATAGGATAAtagaaataaacaggaaaacCCCACCACTCTCACCTTGGATGTCTGGATTCACCACCATATAGAGCAGTCCCCAGTACAATGTAGTGCTTGAAGTCTCTGATCCACCAAGGAAAAGATCATTTATGACATATACCAAATTCTCTTCATCATACTTGGGCTTGGCCCCCTCTTTAGACTGTAGATGATGATAAAAGGTGAAGTTAAAGCATGAAAATTTTCTTATCCTGTATGCCCTCTGTGTGAGAACTGTGAGACTTCCACAGCTGGCATGTGCACAAAGAATAGTCAAAATTACAGTTTTTGATGCATACTAAGAGTGTAGTAGTTTCCCAAATAGACACAGTAAGTCTGCATTGCTGTCTTTCATGAGGTGGATTATTCTTTCATCACAAAAAAGCAATTCTATGCTTGATGACCTAATCATAAATACTTCAAAGCAAGTTTGCAGTTGACCTAAGTGCACTTATAAGCAAGTGCCCTACAACATGTCACTCCTTGGCCTTGGTATCTGATGGTGCCAGCAAATGTCAAAGGAAAACATATCTGAATAAAAGGATTTCAACAGATCATTTTgagattaatttcttttctcagttCAGGATAAATGTGAACTGATAGTAAGAGGTACCCATGTATTTCCTTCTAAATAATAAgggagtaaaataaaaacacaactAGAGAAAATACATTAggcaaaaacattttcaaacaaaCAGATGGCAATAAATTTGTGACACCAGACTGACACCAGAGAAAGCTGCATCTTTACCTCTAAGATGCTTATTTTAATCTTACCATACTCACTCAGATACTAACTGTAAGATGATGTATCAGCTTCTTTCAGAGCCCATGAGCCAACACTGTGAGGACACAGCAGCCTGAGTAGCTGAAAGCTTATGATCAGAGGTAGAAACTACATAAACTTCATCTACCCTAGGAAAGAGATGCTTCTTTCACCTCCTGAAAAGTTTGAAGTGGAAACCAAAGTGCTCTTGGCAGAGCTTCTCTGGCTCAGTCACTTCCTACTATGGAAAATAATAGCCTGGGCAGGGAAGAAGATTAATGTTGATTATGGCATTGTTTGTGAAATTGTTTTCTAGGCTGTCCAATTTGAATATAGGGGCCAAGCCAGCCATGCCCCAAACAGGGGGGAAGTTAGAGGTAACATAGGAATAATGATTGCCTGCCAAGGGAGAAACCAGGCAGTTCTGAGGCACAAGGACAGCCAGTGTTGGAGCACACACACTGGATCCCAAAGAAGCAAGCCTGCTATTTCAGGGCAGGGATTTGTGCCTATGTATTTCATCCAACTGTAAACATGAGCCTTGCTGTAGAAGATGAGGTAGTCTACCAAAGTTATGTAGCCTACAGGAATAAACTGTCTCATGTTTATTACAGGATTGAAATATACTCATGGATATTTATGGAAAGCAGATAAGAACTCATGGGTTCACCCCCTATCATACTTGCTGGTAATTCATTCATCTTACCAAAATACAAAACTGGATGCCTTTCTGAGACTTGTGAGTTAGTAAGTGCCAAGATACTGTATTCATGTTAAGAAGCTTATGAAATGTAAGAAGCTATGGTGGAAGGGTCACACTGAGTGATTTAATGGTCTATTTGACCTTATACTTTGTAACAGCATGATCAGCCAGAATGAACACTTACTTTCTCAATCTCAGCCAGGTAAAAGTCAATGAAATCCTGTGGTTCAGCTGGTATCCCTCTCTCTACATGCCTTCTGATCTCCTTCCTTGCAAAAGAACTCAGGACATCATAGGAAGCCAACACCTTCTTATGAGGCCCAGGGAGGCgacacagcagccagggcaggatttcGTACATCTGCAGGAGGGACACACAAGAGGTACCATGGATTCTCTGTCACTACAAAGCTGCTTTTAGACACACCAAAAGGCTGAATTGTCCTGCCCAGAAGTGTTGATAGTGGAATGAATAAATTAGCATTGCTTTGAGCCGATTTTTGCTGTCATGTGGGAAAGCTTTAATAGAAATTTGACACAATTCCAGGGATCAAGGCAATTCTGACAACACTGTGCTCATGCCTTTAAGTTTACCTGGCTAATGCAGATCACTATATGACCTCactcctgcacagctggagacCCCAGCTCCCACACACTCAAAGTGTAAGGACATCCTTTCTGGATACCATGGGGCTGCTAAGATTAACAGGTCTGCAGCCTCAAGTAACTGCTGGAATTTTTGGAGCTCACAAAAGGAATTATGGTCTGGGTATCACTCTAAGATAAGGGCTAATTTAGTTTTCCTAGTCAGAGTCTTCATGACTTCTAAGGAGCAATAATTGTTCTCATGGCTAACAATATTGcatcctcagcctgctgcaTGTATTTGCACACACATTTGTTAGCTCTAAGTCCTGTCCTCTGCCTTGGATAGTTCTGTCTGTGCAGCATCTGCCATTCCACCCTGCCCAGCAAAGAGGAGTTCTATCTCCTCTCTTTGCTCTTTCAGACCCAACAAGCAAAGTCTCTCTAATTTTAAGCGACAGTTTGTAGGTTACTTCATTACCACTTCTCCACCTTTGTTTCCCTTCAGAATCACAACAAAAGATGTCCAAGACCCCAGAATATGTCTCACAGATAATTACACTTCAGAACCCGCTGTAACACTTCACTGGatctaaaaggaaaatagtGGTGGAAACACCCTAAGATcttgtttgcctttttcattAATCTCCAAGGACACTTCTTAGCTCTCAGCCA is a genomic window containing:
- the LOC118690183 gene encoding cytochrome P450 2J6-like gives rise to the protein MLTITQGFIVLIFFLLIVEFFRLQKACKQFPPGPTPLPLLGNLVHLNFQFHRDLLMELAKTHGNMYTLWFGWVPVIILNGFQAVKDGMTTHPEDVSGRLVSPFFRALAKGKGIILASGRSWKQQRRFGIMTLRNLGMGKKGLEHRVQEEASHLVEFFGNLKGRPVDPSFALFHSISNVICAVVFGYHFSDEDKTFHELIHATEKIFKFAGSFVHQMYEILPWLLCRLPGPHKKVLASYDVLSSFARKEIRRHVERGIPAEPQDFIDFYLAEIEKSKEGAKPKYDEENLVYVINDLFLGGSETSSTTLYWGLLYMVVNPDIQEKVQKELDAVLGPSQLICYEDRRKLPYTNAVVHEIQRFSNIVFVGIPRLCVRNTTLLGFPVKKGTIVIPNIASVLYDPEQWETPRQFNPGHFLDKEGNFIPREAFLPFSAGHRVCLGEHLARTELFIFFASLLRAFTFRLPRE